From one Rattus norvegicus strain BN/NHsdMcwi chromosome 7, GRCr8, whole genome shotgun sequence genomic stretch:
- the Usp44 gene encoding ubiquitin carboxyl-terminal hydrolase 44 isoform X3 produces MQTENPPRPRQTRSLLTMDRCKHIEQLQLAQGHSILNPQKWFCMVCNTTESIWACLSCSHVACGQYIQEHALKHFEESSHPVAFEVNDMYVFCYLCNDYVLNDNTAGDLKSLRSTLSAIKGKSYPCVVQSDSVLQPVNAQADSYSLHDSTQSLPGSEDPMCTALWHRRRALMGKTFRTWFEQSPIGRKRQEQTQEKTVAKREVKRRQQELEQQMKAELECTPPRKSLRLQGLSEAATVEILPVQAPPPPPASPAKEKALALPPSEDGKLKRVSDSLIKRRPAVTPGVTGLRNLGNTCYMNSVLQVLSHLLIFRQCFLKLDLNQWLAVAASDKARSYKHSAVTDAATAAAHQLNEGQEKEKGFACSRHPGLSSGLSGGASKGRNMELIQPREPSSPYSSLCHELHTLFQVMWSGEWALVSPFAMLHSVWKLIPAFRGYAQQDAQEFLCELLDKIQRELETTGTKLPALIPTSQRRLIEQVLNVVNNIFHGQLLSQQSVESFRQNQLYSQKPRNSS; encoded by the exons ATGCAGACCGAGAATCCTCCAAGACCCAG ACAGACTAGATCCCTGCTAACAATGGATAGGTGCAAGCACATTGAGCAGCTGCAGCTTGCTCAAGGACATTCCATCCTCAACCCTCAGAAATGGTTCTGCATGGTCTGCAATACAACGGAGTCCATTTGGGCTTGCCTCAGCTGTTCCCACGTCGCCTGTGGGCAGTATATCCAAGAGCACGCACTGAAGCACTTTGAAGAAAGCAGCCATCCCGTGGCCTTTGAGGTGAATGACATGTATGTTTTTTGTTATCTTTGTAACGATTATGTCCTAAACGATAACACAGCCGGAGATCTGAAGTCACTACGAAGTACACTAAGTGCAATCAAAGGTAAAAGTTACCCTTGTGTGGTTCAGAGTGACTCGGTCTTACAGCCTGTGAATGCGCAGGCCGATTCTTACTCCCTACACGACAGCACCCAGTCTCTGCCTGGAAGTGAAGATCCGATGTGCACTGCCCTCTGGCACAGGAGACGTGCGCTCATGGGAAAAACCTTTCGAACTTGGTTTGAACAGTCACCGATTGGAAGGAAAAGGCAAGAGCAAACTCAGGAGAAAACGGTAGCCAAGAGAGAGGTGAAGAGAAGGCAGCAGGAGTTAGAACAGCAGATGAAAGCTGAGCTGGAATGCACTCCTCCGCGAAAGAGTTTACGCTTACAAGGCCTCTCCGAGGCGGCCACGGTCGAAATCCTTCCGGTGCAGGCACCGCCGCCACCTCCAGCGTCCCCAGCGAAGGAGAAAGCCTTAGCGCTACCTCCCTCGGAAGACGGGAAACTTAAAAGAGTAAGTGACTCCTTAATCAAACGAAGGCCCGCGGTAACTCCTGGTGTAACCGGACTGAGAAATTTAGGAAATACTTGCTATATGAATTCTGTTCTTCAAGTGTTGAGTCATTTACTCATTTTTCGACAATGTTTTTTAAAGCTTGACCTGAACCAATGGCTGGCTGTGGCTGCCAGCGATAAAGCCCGATCCTATAAGCACTCAGCCGTCACGGATGCCGCGACAGCGGCGGCACATCAGCTGAACGAAGggcaagagaaggagaaaggcttCGCGTGCTCCAGACACCCGGGTTTATCTTCAGGCCTAAGCGGAGGAGCCTCCAAAGGTCGGAACATGGAGCTCATTCAGCCAAGGGAGCCCAGTTCCCCGTACAGTTCTCTCTGCCATGAATTGCACACCCTGTTCCAAGTCATGTGGTCCGGAGAGTGGGCCCTGGTCTCGCCGTTTGCCATGCTTCACTCAGTGTGGAAGCTGATCCCTGCTTTCCGTGGTTACGCCCAGCAAGATGCGCAGGAATTTCTTTGTGAACTTCTGGATAAGATACAGCGAGAACTAGAGACAACCGGAACCAAATTACCAGCTCTCATCCCCACCTCCCAAAGGAGGCTCATTGAGCAAGTTCTGAACGTCGTAAATAACATTTTTCACGGACAACTACTTAGTCAG